The genomic window GTGGCGGCCCGCCCTACCAGGCCAGCCCGTCCGAACTCGCCGACAGCCTCGGGCTGACCCGGGGCGCCCTGTCGGCGCGGCTGCGGCCGATCGAGGAGGCCGGGCTCATCACCCGCACCGGGGCCGACGACCGCGACCGCAGGCGGGTGCGGGTGACCCTCACCGAGGCCGGGCATCGAGCGTTCGAGCAGCACATCGGCACCGAGTACCGGGCCGAGACCGCGTTACTGGCCGCCCTCGACGCCAGTGAACGCCAGGCCCTGGCCGACCTGCTCCGCAAAGTCGTCCTCGCCGCTCAGGAGTGATCCACCGACTGCAGAAAAACGCAGGTCAGAGCCGCCTGAGCGGGTTTGGTGTCGGTGAGCGCCCGAAACTCCGGATCCGCGTCGACCGGCATCACACAGGCCCGCGCCTCGTCG from Actinoplanes derwentensis includes these protein-coding regions:
- a CDS encoding MarR family winged helix-turn-helix transcriptional regulator, with the protein product MAKDKADILVEAWAAELDWLDPVQEAIIVRLSVLGRHLAQARKTALAAGDLAYWQFKVLLILRRGGPPYQASPSELADSLGLTRGALSARLRPIEEAGLITRTGADDRDRRRVRVTLTEAGHRAFEQHIGTEYRAETALLAALDASERQALADLLRKVVLAAQE